In Vibrio crassostreae, one DNA window encodes the following:
- a CDS encoding DMT family transporter, which produces MNTTNRDTFLGWTAAIAVACIWGVTGVVSKPLSMAVDPMTLVFFRYVTAVIGLSIIFFFTSRSKSLSADLGSSLKIDTKDIGRIALCGIVGQGVFSLFNFLSLSHIGATENGVIQGMQPFATVFFGMMFMNFRMNKIQWGAFIASAVCIYAMSVGPTNSIEGGTPLLGYVYVTCSMLALAWTAHLRASLADKYGSVVSMLYQYISVAVMGIIVVLTMGLDLSQIYIIFSSPLLIALLIFLGTGISGGSYLIQLYSFKRIGVEKATMALNLMPLVGYLVAVLTLGEQMAMGKTIVVSLIVVALYVFTKFETKQEEQSSENLACDKKATPEAS; this is translated from the coding sequence ATGAACACAACAAACAGAGACACATTTTTAGGATGGACTGCTGCCATTGCTGTTGCCTGTATCTGGGGCGTAACTGGGGTGGTATCTAAGCCGCTCTCTATGGCTGTTGACCCGATGACATTGGTATTTTTCCGCTACGTTACTGCGGTAATTGGCCTTTCCATCATTTTCTTTTTTACATCACGTAGTAAAAGCTTGAGCGCTGACTTGGGTTCTTCGTTAAAGATCGATACCAAAGATATTGGTCGCATTGCGCTTTGTGGCATCGTTGGACAAGGGGTGTTTTCACTGTTCAACTTCCTTTCTCTTTCTCACATTGGTGCGACTGAAAACGGTGTTATTCAAGGCATGCAGCCGTTCGCGACGGTTTTCTTTGGCATGATGTTTATGAACTTCCGCATGAACAAGATTCAGTGGGGTGCTTTTATTGCTTCGGCGGTTTGTATTTACGCAATGAGTGTTGGTCCGACAAACTCCATTGAAGGTGGTACGCCACTACTAGGTTACGTTTACGTGACGTGTTCAATGCTGGCGTTAGCGTGGACAGCTCACTTACGAGCTAGTTTAGCGGACAAATACGGTTCAGTTGTTTCTATGCTTTACCAATACATCTCAGTTGCAGTAATGGGCATCATCGTTGTATTGACCATGGGCTTAGACCTATCTCAGATTTACATTATCTTCTCTAGCCCGCTGTTAATTGCTTTGCTTATTTTCTTAGGTACGGGTATCTCTGGCGGTAGCTACTTGATTCAATTGTATTCTTTCAAGCGTATCGGTGTCGAAAAGGCAACGATGGCATTAAATCTCATGCCTTTGGTTGGCTACTTAGTGGCGGTTTTAACACTTGGCGAACAGATGGCAATGGGCAAAACCATCGTTGTTTCATTAATTGTGGTCGCACTTTACGTGTTCACGAAGTTTGAGACAAAGCAGGAAGAACAATCTTCAGAAAATTTAGCGTGCGATAAAAAAGCAACACCAGAAGCGAGCTAA